In Solenopsis invicta isolate M01_SB chromosome 1, UNIL_Sinv_3.0, whole genome shotgun sequence, one genomic interval encodes:
- the LOC105201164 gene encoding adapter molecule Crk isoform X2: MAATFDQYDKSSWYFGAMSRQDASDLLMGEKEGGVFLVRDSTSIHGDFVLCVREDSKVSHYIINKIQQGDQIRYRIGDQMFPDIPSLLAFYKLHYLDTTPLIRPAPKKTQRVIAKYDFEGNDSEDLPFRKGDILTVISKDEEQWWTARNSVGQTGSIPVPYVQKYDDDNHMIIENNSRPESGGSSGSNSNSGPTSQVSHTESTGQATVTRRPNIQRTLPAFAKVKQARVPNAYDKTALKLEVGDMIKVTKTNINGQWEGELHGKVGHFPFTHVEFVDNETGEDNQEI, from the exons ATGGCTGCGACCTTCGATCAGTATGACAAGTCGAG CTGGTACTTTGGTGCTATGTCGCGGCAAGATGCGTCTGACTTGTTGATGGGTGAGAAGGAAGGTGGTGTATTTTTAGTACGAGACAGCACCTCCATACACGGCGACTTTGTGTTGTGCGTAAGGGAGGACAGTAAAGTCAGCCACTACATCATTAATAAGATTCAACAGGGAGATCAAATTCGTTATCGGATTGGAGATCAAATGTTTCCAGATATACCCAGTCTTCTCGCCTTTTATAAGCTTCACTATTTAGATACCACGCCACTAATTAGGCCGGCGCCAAAGAAAACGCAGAGGGTAATTGCAAAATATGATTTTGAGGGTAATGACTCCGAGGACTTACCCTTTAGAAAAG GTGATATACTTACCGTAATATCGAAAGATGAGGAACAGTGGTGGACAGCTAGAAATAGTGTCGGCCAAACTGGTTCGATACCGGTGCCGTACGTTCAAAAGTACGACGACGATAATCATATGATAATAGAAAATAACTCGCGGCCTGAGAGCGGTGGCAGTTCCGGCTCCAACTCGAATTCAGGGCCTACGTCGCAGGTATCTCATACAGAATCGACGGGGCAGGCGACTGTGACGCGAAGACCGAACATTCAGAGAACACTACCGGCCTTTGCCAAAGTGAAACAGGCGAGGGTACCGAACGCGTACGATAAAACTGCTCTAAAATTAGAAGTAGGTGATATGATAAAAGTGACAAAGACTAATATTAATGGCCAGTGGGAAGGTGAATTGCATGGCAAGGTCGGACATTTCCCATTTACACATGTGGAGTTTGTAGATAATGAAACTGGTGAAGACAATCAGGAGATTTAA
- the LOC105201164 gene encoding adapter molecule Crk isoform X1, with protein MAFEIAAVQFTRCNASRKNGAIIIVTDVYWIPEHWINCLCWYFGAMSRQDASDLLMGEKEGGVFLVRDSTSIHGDFVLCVREDSKVSHYIINKIQQGDQIRYRIGDQMFPDIPSLLAFYKLHYLDTTPLIRPAPKKTQRVIAKYDFEGNDSEDLPFRKGDILTVISKDEEQWWTARNSVGQTGSIPVPYVQKYDDDNHMIIENNSRPESGGSSGSNSNSGPTSQVSHTESTGQATVTRRPNIQRTLPAFAKVKQARVPNAYDKTALKLEVGDMIKVTKTNINGQWEGELHGKVGHFPFTHVEFVDNETGEDNQEI; from the exons ATGGCGTTTGAAATTGCGGCCGTGCAATTCACGCGATGTAACGCGTCGCGCAAAAACGGGGCGATCATTATCGTCACCGACGTGTATTGGATCCCGGAGCACTGGATAAATTGTCTTTG CTGGTACTTTGGTGCTATGTCGCGGCAAGATGCGTCTGACTTGTTGATGGGTGAGAAGGAAGGTGGTGTATTTTTAGTACGAGACAGCACCTCCATACACGGCGACTTTGTGTTGTGCGTAAGGGAGGACAGTAAAGTCAGCCACTACATCATTAATAAGATTCAACAGGGAGATCAAATTCGTTATCGGATTGGAGATCAAATGTTTCCAGATATACCCAGTCTTCTCGCCTTTTATAAGCTTCACTATTTAGATACCACGCCACTAATTAGGCCGGCGCCAAAGAAAACGCAGAGGGTAATTGCAAAATATGATTTTGAGGGTAATGACTCCGAGGACTTACCCTTTAGAAAAG GTGATATACTTACCGTAATATCGAAAGATGAGGAACAGTGGTGGACAGCTAGAAATAGTGTCGGCCAAACTGGTTCGATACCGGTGCCGTACGTTCAAAAGTACGACGACGATAATCATATGATAATAGAAAATAACTCGCGGCCTGAGAGCGGTGGCAGTTCCGGCTCCAACTCGAATTCAGGGCCTACGTCGCAGGTATCTCATACAGAATCGACGGGGCAGGCGACTGTGACGCGAAGACCGAACATTCAGAGAACACTACCGGCCTTTGCCAAAGTGAAACAGGCGAGGGTACCGAACGCGTACGATAAAACTGCTCTAAAATTAGAAGTAGGTGATATGATAAAAGTGACAAAGACTAATATTAATGGCCAGTGGGAAGGTGAATTGCATGGCAAGGTCGGACATTTCCCATTTACACATGTGGAGTTTGTAGATAATGAAACTGGTGAAGACAATCAGGAGATTTAA
- the LOC105201164 gene encoding adapter molecule Crk isoform X3, translating into MSRQDASDLLMGEKEGGVFLVRDSTSIHGDFVLCVREDSKVSHYIINKIQQGDQIRYRIGDQMFPDIPSLLAFYKLHYLDTTPLIRPAPKKTQRVIAKYDFEGNDSEDLPFRKGDILTVISKDEEQWWTARNSVGQTGSIPVPYVQKYDDDNHMIIENNSRPESGGSSGSNSNSGPTSQVSHTESTGQATVTRRPNIQRTLPAFAKVKQARVPNAYDKTALKLEVGDMIKVTKTNINGQWEGELHGKVGHFPFTHVEFVDNETGEDNQEI; encoded by the exons ATGTCGCGGCAAGATGCGTCTGACTTGTTGATGGGTGAGAAGGAAGGTGGTGTATTTTTAGTACGAGACAGCACCTCCATACACGGCGACTTTGTGTTGTGCGTAAGGGAGGACAGTAAAGTCAGCCACTACATCATTAATAAGATTCAACAGGGAGATCAAATTCGTTATCGGATTGGAGATCAAATGTTTCCAGATATACCCAGTCTTCTCGCCTTTTATAAGCTTCACTATTTAGATACCACGCCACTAATTAGGCCGGCGCCAAAGAAAACGCAGAGGGTAATTGCAAAATATGATTTTGAGGGTAATGACTCCGAGGACTTACCCTTTAGAAAAG GTGATATACTTACCGTAATATCGAAAGATGAGGAACAGTGGTGGACAGCTAGAAATAGTGTCGGCCAAACTGGTTCGATACCGGTGCCGTACGTTCAAAAGTACGACGACGATAATCATATGATAATAGAAAATAACTCGCGGCCTGAGAGCGGTGGCAGTTCCGGCTCCAACTCGAATTCAGGGCCTACGTCGCAGGTATCTCATACAGAATCGACGGGGCAGGCGACTGTGACGCGAAGACCGAACATTCAGAGAACACTACCGGCCTTTGCCAAAGTGAAACAGGCGAGGGTACCGAACGCGTACGATAAAACTGCTCTAAAATTAGAAGTAGGTGATATGATAAAAGTGACAAAGACTAATATTAATGGCCAGTGGGAAGGTGAATTGCATGGCAAGGTCGGACATTTCCCATTTACACATGTGGAGTTTGTAGATAATGAAACTGGTGAAGACAATCAGGAGATTTAA